One genomic region from Rosa rugosa chromosome 1, drRosRugo1.1, whole genome shotgun sequence encodes:
- the LOC133725748 gene encoding wall-associated receptor kinase-like 8, whose amino-acid sequence MMEILVHQMIFILLLSICHASTASPQMAKRDCPEKCGNVIIRYPFGIGPNESCYYDEWFQIDCNEGKPFLRRTKLEVLNISTEFERNQTLQVYSPVTFFCEGNNRSQATDLTDSPFVYSRRYSIFTAASCNSFATFSSADFVVGGCRSLCNQENEYMGCDIGINCCQSSIPPHYTVNNLTLENTTDCNRFSFLVDKDWFQYTFNSTPTISQMQRMRKVPVTLFWSINNHTGPFDFDTSIVFVNGSTDLNGFNRHREYRDVDANPNCYAWASGAFNWSTLFCYCPLGYEGNPYLGPYSCHDIDECQGSHPPCRNSKCVNEYGSFRCEDDGRKAKLILATGLSSSLGLLLLLIGVWFGYKLLKKKNEIKRKKMFFKRNGGLLLEQQLSSGEVNVEKIKLFKSQELEKSTDNFNVDRILGQGGQGTVYKGMLEDGRIVAVKKSKIVDENQLSEFINEVVILSQINHRNVVQLLGCCLETEVPLLVYEFIPNGTLSKYITEQVEDFPLTWKMRLRIATEIAGALSYLHYAASFPIYHRDIKSTNILLDDKYRAKIADFGTSRSIAIDQTHLTTSLVHGTFGYLDPEYFQSSQFTEKSDVYSFGVVLVELLTGQKPISFLRSEDEGRSLATYFIISMHKDRLFEIVDAQVLKEGSKEDIIIVANLARRCLNLNGRKRPTMREVTAELEVIQMTEKTSSGEQNYEEVEFVKTESVEPWDIASSSTGTGSALDVGRVSSFHEIPLLSFKSR is encoded by the exons ATGATGGAAATTCTAGTTCATCAAATGATATTCATTTTGCTGTTATCCATATGCCACGCAAGTACCGCttcacctcagatggcaaagcgTGATTGCCCAGAGAAGTGTGGAAATGTTATCATCCGGTACCCTTTCGGGATTGGACCTAATGAAAGTTGTTACTATGACGAATGGTTTCAAATCGACTGCAACGAGGGGAAGCCTTTCTTGAGGCGTACCAAATTGGAGGTGCTGAATATATCGACCGAATTCGAAAGAAATCAAACGCTTCAGGTGTACAGCCCCGTTACATTCTTCTGCGAGGGAAACAATAGAAGCCAAGCTACGGATTTAACCGACAGCCCTTTCGTCTACTCTCGGAGGTACAGCATATTCACTGCAGCGAGTTGCAATTCCTTTGCCACGTTTAGTTCCGCAGACTTTGTTGTTGGCGGATGCAGGTCACTGTGTAATCAAGAAAATGAATACATGGGTTGCGATATCGGTATTAACTGTTGTCAGAGTAGTATTCCTCCACACTACACTGTTAATAATCTTACCTTAGAGAATACTACAGATTGCAATAGGTTTTCCTTCCTGGTTGACAAAGATTGGTTTCAGTACACATTCAATTCAACACCAACAATTTCTCAGATGCAGAGGATGCGCAAGGTTCCTGTGACACTATTCTGGAGCATAAACAACCACACTGGGCCATTTGATTTTGACACGtccattgtttttgttaacGGGTCCACTGACCTTAATGGGTTTAATCGGCATCGAGAGTATCGAGATGTGGATGCCAACCCGAATTGCTATGCTTGGGCTTCTGGCGCATTCAATTGGTCAACACTTTTTTGTTACTGCCCCTTGGGCTACGAGGGAAATCCGTATCTCGGGCCATATTCTTGTCATG ACATTGATGAATGCCAAGGTTCTCACCCACCCTGTCGCAACAGCAAGTGCGTGAACGAGTATGGTTCATTCCGATGTGAGGACGACGGGAGAAAGGCTAAATTGATCCTTGCCACAG GTTTGAGCTCGAGCCTTGGACTATTATTGTTGCTTATTGGTGTATGGTTTGGATACAAACTCCTGAAGAAAAAGAATGAGATAAAACGAAAAAAGATGTTCTTCAAGCGAAATGGTGGTTTATTATTAGAACAACAATTATCGTCAGGTGAAGTTAATGTCGAAAAAATTAAATTGTTCAAATCACAAGAGTTAGAGAAGTCTACCGATAATTTTAATGTGGATAGAATTCTTGGCCAAGGAGGTCAAGGTACTGTATACAAAGGCATGTTGGAGGACGGGAGAATTGTTGCTGTGAAGAAGTCTAAAATAGTTGATGAAAACCAACTTtcagaattcatcaatgaggtTGTCATTCTTTCCCAAATTAACCATAGAAATGTGGTTCAACTTTTGGGTTGTTGTTTAGAGACAGAAGTTCCTCTTTTGGTTTATGAATTTATACCAAATGGAACCCTTTCCAAGTATATTACAGAGCAGGTTGAAGACTTTCCACTCACATGGAAAATGCGCTTACGAATTGCCACAGAAATTGCAGGAGCTCTCTCGTACTTACATTATGCAGCTTCCTTTCCAATTTATCATAGAGATATCAAGTCTACAAACATACTTTTAGATGATAAATACAGAGCAAAAATTGCTGACTTTGGAACTTCGAGATCAATTGCTATTGACCAAACTCACCTGACCACATCACTTGTACATGGCACATTCGGTTACTTGGACCCTGAATACTTTCAGTCAAGCCAATTTACAGAGAAAAGTGATGTGTATAGCTTTGGGGTTGTTCTTGTTGAGCTCTTAACAGGACAAAAACCAATTTCTTTTCTAAGGTCAGAGGATGAAGGCAGAAGTCTTGCCAcatatttcattatttccaTGCACAAAGATCGTCTATTTGAAATTGTTGATGCTCAAGTTTTGAAGGAAGGATCGAAAGAAGATATCATAATAGTGGCAAACCTTGCAAGAAGATGTCTGAATTTGAATGGAAGGAAGCGCCCTACAATGAGAGAGGTCACAGCTGAGCTAGAAGTGATTCAAATGACAGAAAAGACTTCTAGTGGTGAACAAAACTATGAAGAGGTTGAATTTGTCAAAACTGAATCAGTCGAGCCATGGGATATTGCTTCAAGTTCAACAGGAACAGGATCAGCTTTGGATGTTGGTCGGGTTTCATCATTCCATGAAATCCCCCTATTATCTTTCAAGTCAAGGTGA